A genomic region of Lachnoclostridium edouardi contains the following coding sequences:
- a CDS encoding helix-turn-helix domain-containing protein yields MNKKPMDETWMTIPKMMEYISVSRKTAYKLIQDKKIPSYRISARKTLVKKEDIDKYIMKHRN; encoded by the coding sequence ATGAACAAAAAACCTATGGACGAAACATGGATGACCATTCCAAAAATGATGGAGTATATATCCGTCAGCAGAAAAACCGCTTACAAGCTGATACAAGATAAGAAAATTCCGTCTTACCGTATCAGTGCCCGGAAAACGCTGGTCAAAAAAGAAGATATTGACAAGTACATCATGAAACATCGAAACTAA
- a CDS encoding tyrosine-type recombinase/integrase: MKKKTGYYMEADGRYVYKTHETYKGVEWDCKGSSYQNKELAKVAWQRNKEKRIAKINGEADQREGRVLFSKDLNDWYDLYKRHEVRSGRPRSKRTVQTDEDTITQLCKILGDYKVCDITSDIIQKYFITIAEDSVSKSTLLKRWRMLNMYFSHKYPDGGNPMTRCTLPESKQIAHIWSVEDEVESSNKRAYTANEMEALALELSKPYNYHSKWNSGDRGYSTGKALVVSMYEFLRIAELVELRVKDVLWEENMLYVRRQYDEVHKIVVPPKYNSRRKVPIMRACRSILEEACRGKEPEDLLFTAGEVYNPEKLAHEGRILQGRLRDNLTLACQRLGIEKHTPHDLRHDGISRLVDIGVKPQSVSKWAGHRSLAMTMDKYYRHNSIEITEDLEKVC, translated from the coding sequence ATGAAGAAAAAAACAGGCTATTACATGGAAGCAGATGGACGGTATGTATACAAAACCCATGAGACTTACAAAGGTGTGGAGTGGGATTGCAAGGGAAGCAGCTATCAAAATAAAGAATTGGCTAAAGTGGCTTGGCAAAGGAACAAAGAGAAACGGATTGCTAAGATTAACGGAGAAGCCGATCAGCGTGAGGGGCGGGTGCTGTTTTCTAAAGATTTGAATGACTGGTATGACCTATATAAGCGCCACGAAGTAAGAAGCGGACGGCCACGAAGCAAGAGGACGGTTCAAACCGATGAGGACACGATCACGCAGCTTTGTAAAATATTGGGAGATTATAAAGTATGCGACATTACCAGTGATATTATTCAAAAGTATTTTATTACTATTGCGGAAGATAGCGTTTCTAAAAGTACACTACTCAAGCGATGGCGTATGTTAAATATGTACTTTTCGCATAAGTACCCAGACGGTGGGAATCCGATGACACGCTGTACACTTCCAGAATCAAAACAAATTGCTCATATTTGGAGTGTTGAGGACGAAGTAGAATCTTCTAATAAGCGGGCTTATACGGCAAATGAAATGGAAGCGTTAGCCTTAGAACTGTCAAAGCCTTATAACTACCACAGCAAATGGAATTCTGGCGATCGTGGATATAGTACGGGGAAAGCCTTGGTCGTTTCTATGTATGAGTTTCTTCGTATTGCGGAACTGGTAGAGCTGCGGGTAAAAGATGTGTTGTGGGAGGAAAATATGCTGTATGTCCGCAGACAATATGATGAAGTACATAAAATTGTTGTACCACCAAAATATAACAGCCGCCGTAAGGTGCCGATTATGCGGGCGTGCAGAAGTATTTTAGAAGAGGCGTGCAGAGGCAAAGAACCAGAAGATTTGTTGTTTACCGCAGGGGAAGTTTATAATCCAGAGAAACTTGCCCATGAAGGTCGGATTTTGCAGGGGCGCTTGCGTGATAACTTAACACTTGCCTGTCAAAGATTAGGCATTGAAAAACATACACCTCACGATTTACGACATGATGGAATTAGCCGTCTGGTTGACATAGGGGTAAAGCCGCAAAGCGTGTCGAAGTGGGCGGGTCATAGAAGCCTTGCAATGACAATGGATAAATACTATCGTCACAATTCTATAGAAATTACAGAAGATCTGGAAAAGGTATGTTGA
- a CDS encoding ATP--guanido phosphotransferase produces MLKWFEQTEKENPNIVYSRIRLARNLDSYEFPGKLTEKEGAALVCKLKEGMRDIPQAIDDGYEFLELNQLSSLEKTALRERRLINEALEKKTEPAGLILSEDESSSIILNGDDHIRIQLLGSGLCLGGLWEKADKMDDFINARFSYAYHEKYGYLTSYPTNVGTGMRASVLIHLPTLSMGKKFTNLLGEMSRFGTRIRGIYGEGSENAGSLYVISNQKTLGVSEQEIVDLVGKVAVQLNSQESKVREMALSSHRLERTDEAYKSYGVLKYARRLAWKDAMVFLSHVMTGVSDGLLTLKEPCSIYSIMLGIQRANLQDGADRPLGREELDVARASYIRNRLPELK; encoded by the coding sequence ATGCTTAAATGGTTTGAACAGACAGAAAAAGAAAACCCTAATATAGTGTACAGCAGAATTCGCCTTGCCAGGAATCTGGACAGCTATGAATTTCCGGGAAAGCTTACAGAGAAGGAGGGGGCAGCTCTTGTGTGCAAGCTGAAGGAGGGGATGCGGGATATTCCCCAGGCTATTGACGACGGATATGAATTTTTAGAATTAAATCAATTAAGCTCCCTGGAAAAAACAGCTTTGAGAGAAAGGCGGCTGATTAACGAGGCCTTAGAAAAAAAGACAGAGCCGGCAGGGTTGATTTTATCTGAGGATGAAAGCTCCAGTATTATTTTAAATGGCGACGATCATATCAGAATCCAACTGCTAGGCTCTGGCCTATGTCTGGGAGGACTGTGGGAAAAGGCAGATAAGATGGACGATTTTATTAACGCCAGATTTTCATATGCATACCATGAAAAATACGGCTATTTAACATCTTATCCCACAAATGTAGGTACAGGAATGAGAGCTTCTGTGCTGATTCATCTGCCCACCCTTTCTATGGGCAAAAAGTTTACCAATTTGTTGGGAGAAATGAGCCGCTTTGGAACAAGGATTAGGGGAATATATGGAGAAGGCAGTGAAAATGCAGGATCTTTATATGTAATTTCCAATCAGAAGACTTTGGGAGTCAGCGAACAGGAGATTGTAGATTTAGTAGGCAAGGTGGCGGTCCAGCTAAATAGCCAGGAAAGTAAGGTAAGGGAGATGGCGTTGTCCTCTCATCGGTTAGAACGGACTGACGAGGCATATAAATCCTACGGCGTGTTAAAATATGCCAGAAGGCTGGCCTGGAAGGACGCTATGGTTTTCCTGTCCCATGTAATGACAGGAGTGTCAGACGGGCTTTTAACATTAAAAGAGCCTTGTTCTATTTACAGTATTATGTTGGGGATACAGAGAGCGAATCTTCAGGATGGGGCGGATAGGCCCTTAGGCAGAGAGGAGCTGGACGTGGCCAGAGCCAGCTATATCAGAAACCGTCTGCCGGAATTAAAATAA
- a CDS encoding ATP-dependent DNA helicase, whose amino-acid sequence MDESGEKKIKISVRNLVEFVLRSGDIDNRRGQGREKEAMQAGSRLHRKIQRRMGPEYRPEVPLKFTVAEEQFEILVEGRADGIITQGKEVTIDEIKGVYQDVAKIKEPEEVHLAQARCYGYFYSVQNQLDYITIQITYGNIDTEEIKRFQEERSYEELKDWFQGLIHEYVKWARYLYFHGLRRDQSIKDMEFPFTYREGQKILAGTVYRSIEKGERLFIQAPTGIGKTIATIYPSLKAMGDGYGDKLFYLTAKTITRSVAESTFHMLGERGLYFSSVTITAKEKLCILEQPQCNPDSCPRAKGHFDRVNDAVYDIIHSKREITREAILEYGEKHCVCPFEFCLDITSWCDGIICDYNYVFDPNVRLKRYFGEKSHGEYLFLIDEAHNLVSRAREMYSETLVKEEILLAKKIIKNRSPKLAKLLERCNKLMLEMKRQGGEVTVLPDIHLLAVAAQSALGEMEKFMEENQEFQDRELVLDFYFKLRNFMYIHEAADENYQIYSQLDKDGQFSVRLFCVNPAANLSSCLDQGNAAVFFSATLLPVNYYKELLSGNTENPAIYAKSPFCQDNRLLIMASDVSSRYSRRNAREYGKVAEYIKKIVNGKTGNYMVFFPSYQYMAQIDELLRQEPQKFQWMIQQSRMAEEEREDFLSQFDQKRDQSFAGFCVMGGLFSEGIDLTEDRLIGAVLVGTGLPMVCAEQEILRNYFEEKKGDGFRFAYQYPGMNKVLQAAGRVIRTPKDTGIIALLDNRFLGNEYRQLFPLEWQDCQIVNENSVDKALKEFWKKHGADH is encoded by the coding sequence ATGGATGAGAGCGGAGAGAAAAAAATAAAAATATCAGTGAGGAATCTGGTAGAGTTTGTGCTCCGTTCAGGGGACATAGACAACAGAAGAGGACAGGGCAGGGAAAAAGAAGCCATGCAGGCAGGCTCCAGGCTTCACAGAAAGATTCAAAGAAGAATGGGACCAGAGTACCGGCCGGAGGTTCCCTTAAAGTTTACAGTGGCGGAGGAGCAATTTGAGATCCTTGTGGAAGGGCGGGCCGACGGGATTATTACTCAGGGCAAAGAAGTTACAATAGACGAAATTAAAGGCGTTTATCAGGATGTGGCAAAAATAAAAGAGCCGGAGGAGGTACATTTGGCTCAGGCCAGATGCTACGGATATTTTTACAGCGTTCAGAATCAGCTGGATTATATTACAATTCAGATCACCTATGGCAATATTGATACAGAGGAAATAAAAAGGTTTCAGGAGGAACGCTCTTACGAGGAGCTGAAGGATTGGTTTCAGGGGCTGATTCACGAATATGTAAAATGGGCCAGATATTTGTATTTTCATGGGTTAAGGAGAGATCAGTCTATAAAAGATATGGAGTTTCCTTTTACCTACAGAGAGGGCCAGAAGATTTTGGCGGGAACAGTCTATAGAAGTATTGAAAAAGGAGAAAGGCTTTTTATACAGGCGCCTACAGGTATTGGAAAAACCATTGCGACAATTTATCCCAGCCTAAAGGCCATGGGAGACGGCTATGGAGACAAGCTGTTTTATTTAACTGCAAAAACCATTACCAGAAGCGTGGCGGAAAGCACTTTTCACATGTTAGGGGAAAGAGGGCTGTATTTTTCATCTGTAACAATAACAGCTAAGGAAAAACTGTGTATTTTAGAACAGCCTCAATGCAACCCGGACAGCTGCCCCAGGGCAAAAGGGCATTTTGACAGAGTCAATGACGCTGTTTATGATATTATACACAGCAAAAGAGAAATAACAAGAGAGGCGATTTTAGAGTACGGGGAAAAGCATTGTGTGTGTCCCTTTGAATTTTGTCTGGATATTACCAGCTGGTGCGACGGAATTATATGCGATTACAATTACGTATTTGACCCAAATGTAAGATTAAAGCGGTATTTTGGGGAGAAAAGCCATGGAGAATATTTGTTTCTAATAGACGAGGCTCATAATCTGGTATCCAGAGCCAGGGAAATGTACAGCGAAACCTTGGTGAAAGAAGAAATACTGCTGGCCAAAAAAATTATTAAAAACAGATCTCCTAAGCTGGCAAAGCTTTTAGAACGGTGCAATAAGCTGATGTTAGAAATGAAAAGACAGGGAGGGGAGGTAACTGTACTTCCTGACATTCACCTGTTGGCTGTGGCCGCCCAGTCTGCTTTGGGGGAAATGGAAAAGTTTATGGAGGAAAACCAGGAGTTTCAGGATCGGGAGCTGGTTTTAGATTTTTATTTTAAGCTTAGAAATTTTATGTACATCCATGAGGCGGCAGACGAAAATTACCAGATATATAGTCAGCTGGACAAGGACGGTCAGTTTTCAGTAAGATTGTTCTGCGTAAACCCGGCCGCCAACTTATCCTCCTGTTTAGACCAGGGGAATGCCGCCGTATTTTTTTCAGCTACATTGCTGCCGGTAAATTACTATAAAGAGCTTTTAAGCGGCAATACTGAGAACCCGGCTATTTATGCCAAGTCCCCTTTTTGCCAGGACAACAGACTTTTAATTATGGCCTCTGACGTAAGCAGCCGTTACAGCAGAAGGAACGCCAGGGAATATGGGAAGGTGGCAGAATATATTAAAAAAATAGTAAACGGGAAAACAGGAAATTATATGGTGTTTTTCCCGTCTTATCAGTATATGGCGCAGATAGATGAACTTTTAAGGCAGGAGCCTCAAAAGTTTCAGTGGATGATTCAGCAAAGCAGAATGGCGGAGGAAGAAAGGGAGGATTTTTTAAGTCAGTTTGACCAGAAAAGAGACCAGTCTTTTGCAGGGTTTTGCGTGATGGGAGGTCTGTTTTCAGAGGGAATAGATTTAACTGAGGATCGTTTAATTGGGGCTGTGCTGGTAGGAACTGGCCTTCCTATGGTATGTGCAGAGCAGGAAATTTTGAGAAATTATTTTGAAGAAAAAAAAGGAGACGGTTTTCGGTTTGCCTATCAGTATCCAGGTATGAATAAGGTGCTGCAGGCGGCGGGGAGAGTCATTAGAACGCCCAAGGACACAGGAATTATTGCTCTTTTAGACAACCGTTTTTTGGGAAATGAGTACAGACAGCTGTTTCCCTTAGAATGGCAGGACTGCCAGATAGTAAATGAGAACAGTGTAGATAAAGCCTTGAAAGAATTCTGGAAGAAACATGGAGCAGACCACTAA
- a CDS encoding endosialidase, whose product MPVIEELIRTEQDGSISFGNYKLSQKTKLQDFEHNGDLYKVKTFKEITKLERNGMFVYESVPGTAVEHFRETGDSVEFTVEGDQDAQITIQVEDGREYEVFVDEAAVGGMVTNISGKLVASVELSEGVAVSVRIVGR is encoded by the coding sequence ATGCCAGTAATTGAAGAATTAATCCGCACAGAGCAGGATGGATCCATCAGTTTCGGAAACTACAAATTAAGCCAGAAAACTAAATTACAAGACTTTGAGCACAACGGAGATTTATATAAGGTTAAAACTTTTAAGGAAATTACAAAGCTGGAAAGAAACGGTATGTTTGTATATGAATCTGTGCCTGGAACGGCGGTAGAGCATTTCAGGGAGACAGGAGACAGTGTAGAATTTACAGTAGAGGGAGATCAGGACGCCCAGATCACGATCCAGGTAGAGGACGGTAGAGAGTACGAAGTGTTTGTAGACGAAGCTGCAGTAGGAGGCATGGTAACTAATATAAGCGGAAAGCTGGTAGCCAGCGTAGAGCTTAGCGAGGGAGTGGCCGTATCGGTCAGAATTGTGGGGAGATAA
- a CDS encoding HPr family phosphocarrier protein produces the protein MTQKRIVLPTVADAKAFVAAAMKCDFDINVFYNRVIIDAKSILGVLSLDLTKVLTVEFYGENEEFESFLEEKAAAKYNAA, from the coding sequence ATGACACAGAAAAGAATTGTATTACCAACCGTTGCAGATGCAAAAGCATTTGTTGCTGCTGCTATGAAATGCGATTTCGATATCAATGTGTTTTATAATCGTGTAATTATTGATGCGAAGTCTATTTTGGGAGTTTTAAGCCTGGATTTGACAAAAGTATTAACAGTTGAGTTTTACGGCGAGAATGAAGAGTTTGAAAGCTTTCTGGAAGAAAAAGCTGCAGCAAAATATAATGCGGCATAA
- a CDS encoding ATP-dependent Clp protease ATP-binding subunit, protein MIDGFERFTPQARTAIELSRETARELGHHSVGTEHLLMGLLREENGVAARVLEECGVQEEKVLELISELLSFNQAVRVEEGSFTPRARKILENSYHEAVRFKAPLIGTEHILISIIRENDCVATRVLNTMGVSVQKIYIDLFAAMGEDAPAVKDDIQPGKSRKETPTLNTYSRDLTALAAAGKLDPVIGRETEMQRVIQILSRRTKNNPCLIGEPGVGKTAVVEGLAQMVAGGNVPETIAGKRVLTLDLSGMVAGSKYRGEFEERIKKVLSEVREDGEVLLFIDEIHTIIGAGGAEGAIDASNILKPSLARGELQLIGATTIEEYRKYIEKDAALERRFQPVVVDEPSEDESVAILRGLKGKYEEHHKVTITDDAVLAAVKLSARYINDRFLPDKAIDLIDEASSKVRLSNYVEPGEMKVLLKDIDNLEKQKEAAIKSEAYEKAGDIKKRQEKKKEKIDKIKAKWEKDKATRKLVVGEGEIADIVAGWTKIPVKKLAEEESERLRKLEEILHKRVVGQDEAVTAVSKAIRRGRVGLKDPKRPIGSFLFLGPTGVGKTELSKALSEAMFGTEGSLIRVDMSEYMEKHSVSKMIGSPPGYVGYDEGGQLSEKVRRNPYSVILFDEIEKAHPDVFNILLQVLDDGHITDAQGRKIDFKNTVLIMTSNAGAENIISPKRLGFASASDEKENYRFMKERVMEEVKRLFKPEFLNRIDDIIVFHPLNRQHIKQIAEIMISVIGKRTVQQMNLNLIVDDKAKEFLIDKGYDEKYGARPLRRTIQSYIEDRLAEEILDGKVKGGDTVEVTEEDKMLKFSVMETINH, encoded by the coding sequence ATGATAGATGGATTTGAAAGATTTACTCCTCAGGCCAGAACGGCCATAGAGCTGTCCAGGGAGACAGCAAGAGAGCTGGGACATCATTCTGTGGGGACTGAGCATTTACTTATGGGTCTTCTCAGAGAAGAAAACGGCGTAGCTGCCAGAGTACTGGAGGAGTGCGGGGTACAGGAAGAAAAGGTGCTGGAATTAATCAGCGAGCTGCTTTCCTTTAATCAGGCAGTGAGAGTGGAGGAAGGAAGTTTTACGCCCAGGGCAAGAAAAATTCTGGAGAACAGCTACCATGAGGCTGTAAGATTTAAAGCTCCTTTAATTGGCACTGAACACATTTTAATCTCTATAATCAGGGAAAACGACTGTGTGGCTACCAGAGTATTAAATACTATGGGAGTATCAGTACAGAAAATTTATATAGACTTATTTGCAGCTATGGGGGAAGATGCCCCGGCTGTAAAGGATGATATACAGCCGGGAAAAAGCAGGAAGGAAACGCCTACGTTAAATACCTACAGCAGGGATCTTACAGCCCTGGCAGCAGCCGGAAAGTTGGACCCTGTTATTGGAAGAGAGACAGAGATGCAAAGGGTTATTCAGATTCTCAGCAGAAGAACAAAAAATAATCCATGTTTAATTGGTGAGCCGGGAGTGGGAAAAACAGCTGTGGTGGAAGGGCTGGCCCAAATGGTTGCCGGGGGAAATGTGCCGGAAACCATTGCCGGGAAAAGAGTGCTTACCCTAGATCTGTCAGGAATGGTTGCAGGCTCTAAGTACAGAGGAGAATTTGAGGAAAGAATCAAAAAGGTGCTGTCCGAGGTAAGAGAGGACGGGGAGGTTCTGCTGTTTATTGATGAGATTCACACCATTATTGGAGCAGGAGGGGCAGAAGGGGCCATTGACGCCTCCAACATTTTAAAACCGTCCTTAGCCAGAGGAGAGCTGCAGCTGATTGGCGCCACCACTATAGAAGAATACAGAAAATATATAGAAAAGGATGCAGCCTTAGAGCGCCGTTTCCAGCCTGTAGTAGTAGATGAGCCGTCTGAAGATGAGTCTGTAGCAATACTGAGAGGCTTAAAGGGCAAGTATGAAGAGCATCACAAGGTAACGATTACAGACGATGCGGTTTTGGCCGCGGTAAAGCTTTCAGCCAGGTATATTAACGACAGATTTTTGCCGGATAAGGCCATTGACTTGATTGACGAAGCTTCCTCTAAAGTGCGCCTTTCCAACTATGTGGAGCCTGGGGAGATGAAAGTGCTTTTGAAAGATATTGACAATCTGGAAAAGCAGAAGGAAGCGGCTATAAAATCTGAAGCATATGAAAAAGCCGGGGATATTAAAAAGCGTCAGGAAAAGAAAAAGGAAAAAATAGATAAAATTAAAGCTAAGTGGGAAAAAGATAAGGCTACCAGAAAGTTGGTTGTGGGAGAAGGAGAAATTGCAGATATTGTAGCCGGATGGACAAAAATACCGGTGAAAAAGCTGGCTGAGGAGGAGTCGGAAAGATTGAGAAAGCTGGAGGAAATTCTGCACAAGAGAGTTGTAGGACAGGACGAGGCAGTTACGGCGGTGTCCAAGGCTATCCGCAGAGGCAGAGTAGGATTAAAAGATCCTAAAAGGCCTATTGGCTCCTTCCTGTTTTTAGGACCTACCGGCGTGGGAAAAACAGAGCTTTCTAAAGCACTTTCAGAGGCCATGTTTGGAACAGAAGGCTCGTTAATCAGAGTAGATATGTCTGAGTATATGGAAAAGCACAGCGTATCTAAAATGATTGGTTCCCCTCCAGGTTATGTCGGATATGACGAGGGGGGACAGCTAAGCGAAAAGGTAAGACGGAATCCTTATTCAGTGATTTTGTTTGACGAAATTGAAAAAGCTCATCCTGATGTGTTCAATATTCTCCTTCAGGTATTAGACGACGGCCACATTACAGATGCACAGGGCAGAAAAATAGATTTTAAAAATACAGTGCTGATTATGACTTCCAACGCAGGGGCGGAAAATATTATTTCCCCTAAGAGGCTGGGATTTGCTTCTGCCAGCGATGAAAAGGAAAATTACCGTTTTATGAAGGAAAGGGTGATGGAGGAGGTAAAACGGCTGTTTAAACCGGAGTTTTTAAACAGAATCGACGATATTATTGTATTCCATCCGTTAAACCGTCAGCACATTAAGCAAATTGCTGAGATTATGATTTCTGTAATAGGAAAGAGAACTGTGCAGCAGATGAATTTAAATCTTATAGTAGACGATAAGGCTAAAGAGTTTTTAATTGATAAGGGCTATGATGAAAAGTACGGGGCAAGGCCTTTGCGCCGTACAATTCAAAGCTATATAGAGGACAGACTAGCAGAGGAAATTTTAGATGGCAAGGTAAAAGGCGGGGATACAGTGGAGGTAACAGAGGAGGACAAGATGCTTAAATTTTCTGTTATGGAAACCATAAACCACTAG
- the coaD gene encoding pantetheine-phosphate adenylyltransferase: MIKAVYPGSFDPVTLGHLDIIKRAAKVVDQLVIGILVNYVKTPLFTLEERVQMLEEVTREFPNVTVKMFNGMTVDFARENDARLIIRGLRAVTDFEYEMQIAQTNHTIDSDIDTIFFTTSLEYAFLSSTIVREVAHYNSDISKFVPPVVVEAFKKKYNHL, from the coding sequence ATGATAAAGGCAGTTTACCCAGGCAGCTTTGACCCGGTTACGCTGGGCCATTTAGATATAATAAAAAGAGCGGCAAAGGTGGTGGATCAGCTGGTAATAGGAATCCTGGTAAATTATGTGAAGACTCCTTTATTTACCCTGGAAGAGCGGGTTCAGATGCTGGAGGAAGTAACCAGGGAGTTTCCAAATGTAACAGTGAAAATGTTTAACGGCATGACAGTGGATTTTGCCAGGGAAAATGACGCCAGACTGATTATCAGAGGTTTGCGGGCAGTAACTGACTTTGAGTATGAGATGCAGATTGCTCAGACGAATCACACAATTGATTCAGATATTGATACAATTTTCTTTACCACCAGCCTGGAATATGCATTTTTAAGCTCCACTATTGTGCGGGAGGTGGCTCATTATAACTCAGATATATCAAAATTTGTGCCTCCTGTGGTGGTAGAAGCCTTTAAAAAGAAGTATAATCATTTATAG
- the mobV gene encoding MobV family relaxase, producing MGVLALHGQSYKAGQIAALDRHNFRLNKAYSNENINIEKTKDNITLIAPQNGLYKAVKARLEKEVIPYQKKIIRKDANWLAEFVVTVPSDIEGPDNIKRYCSVVVDHFSDKIGKENLISAVIHMDEATPHMHLDFTPITVDHRLSSKQIMTREFLTKLHDELPEILKKAGFEVERGTPVVAAEKAEKSRSIREYKKDMEKEKKELGRQIKALTLIKENLVEGNLDLAKRVLEKMKGRAQEHTR from the coding sequence ATGGGCGTGTTGGCGTTGCATGGACAGAGTTACAAAGCCGGGCAGATTGCAGCATTGGATAGGCATAATTTTAGATTAAATAAAGCTTATAGTAATGAAAATATCAACATAGAGAAAACGAAAGACAATATTACGCTGATTGCACCACAGAACGGGTTATATAAAGCGGTAAAAGCAAGACTGGAAAAAGAGGTTATTCCATATCAAAAGAAGATAATTAGGAAGGACGCGAACTGGCTCGCTGAATTTGTTGTTACAGTTCCGTCTGATATAGAGGGGCCAGACAATATCAAAAGGTACTGTTCTGTTGTAGTAGATCATTTTTCTGATAAGATAGGAAAGGAAAATTTGATTTCTGCGGTAATTCATATGGACGAGGCTACACCGCATATGCACCTCGATTTTACCCCGATTACCGTAGATCATCGCCTATCCAGCAAGCAGATTATGACACGAGAGTTCTTAACGAAACTGCATGATGAGCTGCCCGAAATCTTGAAAAAAGCTGGGTTTGAAGTGGAGCGTGGCACGCCGGTGGTAGCGGCAGAAAAAGCGGAGAAATCCAGAAGTATACGAGAGTATAAAAAAGATATGGAAAAAGAAAAGAAAGAGTTGGGAAGGCAGATAAAGGCATTAACCTTGATTAAGGAAAACTTAGTAGAGGGTAATCTGGATTTAGCAAAGCGGGTTTTAGAAAAAATGAAGGGGCGTGCGCAGGAGCATACACGGTGA
- the radA gene encoding DNA repair protein RadA, producing the protein MAKSKTVYFCKECGFESPKWMGQCPACKEWNTFVEEPVIKREKSGVSGLLRRTPAAKPAFLNEISLDDGDRIPTGFEELDRVLGDGIVAGSLVLVGGDPGIGKSTLLLQVCRNIAAAGKKVLYISGEESLKQIKLRANRIGQVTGDLRFLCETNLEAIEESIREEKPDMVVIDSIQTMYREEISSAPGSVSQVRESTNLLMQLAKGLGIAVFIVGHVTKEGVVAGPRVLEHMVDTVLYFEGDRSAAYRILRGVKNRFGSTNEIGVFEMEEKGLRQVKNPSEFMLNGRPEDASGAVVACSMEGTRPILVEVQALVTTTNFGMPRRTAAGTDYNRVNLLMAVLEKRCRYEMSRYDAYVNIAGGMKMNEPALDLAIVMALISSLKDKPVSPGTIIFGEVGLSGEVRAVSQAEQRVNEAVKLGFDTCILPEICLEKIKRTDKIRLIGVKNLREAISAIT; encoded by the coding sequence ATGGCAAAAAGCAAGACGGTATATTTCTGTAAGGAGTGCGGATTTGAATCCCCAAAGTGGATGGGCCAGTGCCCGGCCTGCAAGGAATGGAATACCTTTGTAGAAGAACCCGTCATAAAAAGAGAAAAGTCCGGTGTATCCGGACTTTTAAGGAGAACGCCGGCAGCAAAGCCGGCGTTCTTAAATGAGATTTCTTTAGATGACGGAGACAGGATTCCAACAGGATTTGAAGAGCTGGACAGGGTTTTAGGAGACGGAATTGTGGCGGGTTCTCTGGTGCTTGTAGGGGGAGATCCTGGAATCGGAAAGTCCACCCTTTTGCTGCAGGTGTGCAGAAATATTGCCGCCGCAGGGAAAAAGGTACTGTATATTTCCGGGGAGGAATCTTTAAAGCAGATTAAGCTGAGAGCCAACCGTATTGGACAGGTTACAGGAGACCTGCGTTTTTTGTGCGAGACAAATCTGGAGGCTATAGAAGAATCTATCAGAGAAGAAAAACCTGATATGGTGGTTATTGATTCCATTCAGACCATGTACAGGGAGGAAATAAGTTCCGCCCCAGGCAGCGTCAGTCAGGTGAGAGAGTCTACCAATCTTTTGATGCAGCTGGCTAAGGGGCTGGGAATCGCTGTTTTTATTGTAGGCCATGTGACAAAAGAGGGAGTGGTGGCAGGTCCCAGAGTGCTGGAGCATATGGTGGACACAGTGCTGTACTTTGAGGGGGACAGAAGCGCTGCTTACAGAATCCTTAGAGGAGTAAAAAACAGGTTTGGCTCTACAAATGAAATCGGCGTGTTCGAGATGGAGGAGAAAGGCCTGCGCCAGGTGAAAAATCCGTCGGAGTTTATGTTAAACGGCCGGCCGGAGGACGCATCCGGGGCAGTGGTGGCATGTTCTATGGAGGGCACCAGACCTATTTTAGTGGAGGTTCAGGCCCTTGTAACTACCACTAATTTTGGAATGCCCAGAAGAACCGCGGCGGGAACAGATTACAACAGAGTAAATCTGCTTATGGCAGTTTTAGAAAAGCGATGCCGTTATGAAATGTCCAGATATGACGCTTATGTAAATATTGCAGGAGGCATGAAAATGAATGAACCTGCATTAGACCTGGCTATTGTTATGGCCTTGATTTCCAGCTTAAAGGACAAACCTGTCAGCCCCGGGACCATTATATTCGGGGAGGTAGGATTGTCGGGGGAGGTGAGGGCAGTTTCCCAGGCAGAGCAAAGAGTAAACGAGGCTGTGAAACTGGGATTTGACACCTGTATTTTACCGGAAATATGTCTGGAAAAAATAAAACGGACAGATAAAATCCGCCTTATAGGCGTAAAAAATCTGAGAGAGGCTATCAGTGCAATTACCTGA